A genomic region of Lonchura striata isolate bLonStr1 chromosome 8, bLonStr1.mat, whole genome shotgun sequence contains the following coding sequences:
- the CD28 gene encoding T-cell-specific surface glycoprotein CD28, with amino-acid sequence MLLGILVVLFFIPTADVTENKILVAQHPLLIVANQTATLVCNYTYNGTGKEFRASLQKGTDSSVEVCFISWNTTKISSNSNKGFNCQGSHDKDKVIFNLWNMNTNQTDIYFCKIEVMYPPPYVYNEKSNGTVIHVKETPTQIQEPQSAIPLWILATVTGILALYSMLITAVSINYWQKSKKHMYRQSDYMNMTPRHPPYQKNKGYPSYAPTRDYTAYRSWQP; translated from the exons ATGCTCCTGGGGATCCTCGTGGTGCTCTTCTTCATCCCCACTGCTGATGTAACAG AAAACAAGATTTTAGTGGCTCAGCATCCTTTGCTCATTGTAGCTAACCAAACTGCAACTCTAGTTTGCAACTACACATACAATGGGACAGGGAAGGAATTTCGAGCTTCGCTACAGAAAGGAACGGACAGTTCAGTAGAAGTTTGCTTTATTTCATGGAACACAACCAAAATTAGCAGCAATTCAAATAAAGGCTTCAACTGCCAAGGGAGTCATGATAAAGACAAAGTCATCTTCAATCTCTGGAACATGAATACCAACCAAACTGACATCTACTTCTGCAAAATTGAGGTCATGTATCCACCCCCATACGTCTACAATGAGAAGAGCAATGGGACTGTCATTCATGTGAAAG AGACACCCACCCAAATACAAGAGCCTCAGTCTGCAATTCCTTTGTGGATTCTGGCAACAGTGACTGGAATTCTTGCACTCTACAGTATGCTAATAACTGCAGTTTCTATTAACTATTGG CAGAAATCCAAAAAGCACATGTACCGTCAGAGCGACTACATGAACATGACTCCCCGGCACCCACCGTACCAGAAGAACAAGGGTTACCCATCCTACGCACCAACACGAGACTACACTGCCTATCGGTCCTGGCAGCCCTGA